The Fulvivirga maritima genome segment CTTTATCTCCCTGACCAGTTAAAAGAATTAGAGGGATTTCACAGCCTTTAGATCTGACCCCCTTTATAAAATCAAGTCCGTTTTTTTCACCCAGTCTATAATCTACCAGGCAAATATTATAGTTGTTAGAACAAACTTCCTCTAAGGCAATATCATAATCTGGCTGCCAACTGATATTAAATGAGGTCATACTATTGAGCTCATCCAGATAGTCTTTTACCAGGATAAAGTCATCCTCATCATCATCAATTAGAAAAACATCGATGATATTACTTTTATTTTGCACCATACTTTTATTAAATACTATTTGGCATTTTTAGGCAGCTCCACTATCCCAAACCAATAATCACCTATTTTCCTTGTTACATCTACTAATTCATCGAAAGTGACAGGCTTAGAAATGAAAGAGTTAACCCCAAGGTCATAACTTCTTACAATATCTTCTTCTGCCTTACTGGTGGTGAGCACTATAACGGGAATTCTTCGTAAGTCGGCATCACCTTTAATATGCCTGAGCGCTTCTCTCCCATCCATTCTAGGCATATTCAAATCCAGTAATATTAAGCCTGGACGTGGAGATTCTGCATACTTTCCTCTTTGATACAAAAAGTCTAATAATTGTTCTCCATCCTCCACAAAATGTAAATCGTTAGCCAGTCTGTTTTCGGAAAGGGCTTCCTGAGCCAGCATACGATCATCCGGATCATCGTCTGCCATTAAAATGGTGATAGTCTTAGCTATTTCTGACATCTTTTATTAATTATTTTAAAGGTAATACTATTGTAAATGTTGCTCCTTCTCCTTCTACACTATCAGCGGAAATAAGGCCATTGTGATTTTGAACCACTTTTAAGCATATAGCTAAGCCTATACCTGTTCCCTGAAATTCATTCCTACCATGCAAACGCTCAAAGATATTGAAAATTCTATCAGAATACTTTTTATCAAAGCCTATTCCATTATCACTAATCTTTATTTCCGTAAATTGTTTAGAAGAATCGACATTAAAATTATATTTCTTTTGAACTTGTGTGCCAGTAATGGCATTTGCACTCACTTCAATGTGTGGCATTCTTTCCGGCGGAGTAAATTTTAGAGCATTACTCATCAGGTTTTGGAACAGCTGTCTTAACTGTAAGCTATCACCCTCTATTTCTGGTAATTCGCCTACATCTATTGTAGCTTTTGTTTCTAATATGCGAGTTTCCAAATCTCCTTTCACCTCATCTACAAGCTCGTTGAGTATAATAGGCTTAAATGGCTCCTGATTTCTGGCTACTCTTGAATATTTCAGTAAATCATCTATCAAAGACTGCATACGAGCCGCTGCACTTTGCATTCTACTGATGTAATCGGCTCCTTTTTCCTCCAGCACGGCTTCATATTTAGTCACCAATCTATCACCAAAGGCGCGAATCTTTCTTAAAGGCTCCTGCAAATCATGCGAAGCCACATAGGCAAACTGCTCAAGGTTTTCATTTGACTTCTGTAACTCTTCATTTTTAATAACCAGATTATATTCAAAATTCTTTTGCTGAGTAATATCTTGAATAGCACCATAAAATGTTTCTAAACGGCCCAGTTCATCTAATTCATAGGTGGCTAGTGCTCTTATATATTTTATAGTGCCGCCATTACCCACCAGCCTGAATACAATATCATAACCAGTAATTTCGGTTCGTGCTTTTTCTATTTCTTCCGTAACCCTTGCTAAATCTTCCGGATGGATATGGTTAACAAAGAAACTCTCGTAGGTAGGAACAAAAGAAGCAGGTCTATCATAAATTTTATACACTCCAGAAGACCATTTTACTGAATTTTTAGGCAAATACCACTCCCAGCTACCCATGTTAGCAATGTGCTCTGCAGAGGCCAGAATTTTATTATTCTTCTCTAAATCATCATGAACTTTCTTTTTAATTAATAATGCCCCTATTGATGATGATACTTGCAAAATAGTTCTTCTAAGTGGATCTATGTCAGAAGAGCTATCTTTAGAAAAGAAAGTAGCGGTAAGGATAAGTTCATTATTAAATATAATAGGCACGGCAAACACCATCTTCAGTCCATATTCAGCGGCTTTGTGCTTTTTAATGAACTCCTCATTAGTGGCTTGAGAAATATCTTCTATAAACTCCATCTCCAGGGTGTTCATAACACGGCCAATCATCCCCTCCCCTTTATTAATATCCAGCCTTAAATTATTGGTATGTAACTCTTCAAAAGAGTCATCAACAGCATAGTGTAACTCTGATAAGTACATTTGCCCTTCAAATGGCAGCCACACTTCAGCATAATCCATATTATATCGCTGACTTATTTTCTCAAACACGCTGATTACCGCCTCATCGAAAGTGCTTGAGTCTGCAATAATTAGGTTAAGCTGAGATACGAAGGAACGTTCTTCTTCAGCAAATTTCAATTCAGTAATATCTCTGCCTTCAAATACAATTAAAGACACCATTCCTTCATTAAAAATTGGTTTTAAAGAGAAGTCAACCGTACGCGTGATTCCTTCACTATCAAGCAAGCTCACCTCTTCTCTAACAAAATTTCCGCTTTGCGCCTTATTAAATATTTCCCTGATATCTTCTGTTACTTTTGAAGATTGTATCCACAAAGAAACATCCCACAGATTATGCCCTATCAAATCTTCCGGTTCGAAGCCTCCAAAATCTAAGAAGGCTTCATTCGCTTCCATTATAACGCCTCGGTAATCTAATAAACTGATATACTGAAAGGTGTTATTGAAAATAGCTTCAAACTTTTTACGTCCTTCTTCTATAATAAAATTGGCCTTTTTATGCACGGTGGTGTCTACAAGGGTGATAACACAACCATCATCTAGCTTTACGCAACTTTCTTCAATCCATATTTCATGATTTTCATTAGGATTGTAAAATGTCTCCATGCTATGAGCTATTCCCCTGTCTGTGGTATCAACATAGTTTTCATAAGCACCAGACTCCAGAGCTGAAGGAAATTCTTCTAGCAGAGTTTTTCCTAAAAAGCTTTCTAATGGCCTTTGTAATAATCTTTCTACCGCACGGTTACCCAGCTGATAGCGGAAATCTACTATTTCACCGTTTTCACGGATTGCTTCCATAAATAGAATACCATTAGGAGAGCTGTCCATTACTTTTTGTAATGACTCTCTGGCTCTCATTTTTTCATTTACCTCTTGGCTTATTTGCTTAAGGTTATTCTCTAATTCATGCTCTGCCAGCACTTTTATTCTTAAGGTTTTATATAGCTGCGTAAATAGATAGGCTATAGCTATTATGGCCAGTATAAAACTCATAAAAATGAGCAGAGGGGTAACCATACTACTATAATCCTGGCGATTAGTACGTGCTATTAATAGCTTCCATTCACTATCAGTCATTGTATCTACCTGCTTACGAATAGCCGCCATATTCTTGTTGCCTTTTGCAAGAAGTGTATTTTCAGTCGCTTCAAACTGATTCTTAGTAGACATATCCTCAATGATATTTTCTATGATGCTGTACTGATTAATTACAAGCTCCCTAAGACTATCAACCCTAGTTTTCTGCCTTGCATTATCACTTACCAAGCTATCTACAAGGTCTATCTTAGATAAGGCTATCCATTTACTATTAAAATAAGGCTCTAGAAAGGCAGAGTCAGAGGTAAGCTGATAGCCTCTATGAGCCGATTCAGCATCTTTAACTTCAGAAATAACTTTTTCCAGTTCTCTCATCACCACATTGGTGTGCTCTACATCTTGTGCATCCTGGATCATGTTATTCAAACTTCTATAAGTAAGATATGATATGGCCAGCATTATAGCCACTACCAACCCAAATATGACCCTAAAAGATTTAACTGATTTCATAAATAATATTAAGTGTGTGCAATTTTCCTCATGTATGTAGAATTTATTCCACATACATATACTTACTGATATTTACTTATTGTAATAATATACTCATAAAAAGACTGAATTATCAACTCAAAAGCGGTCATGCTCTGACATTTAATACGGAGCAGAAAATTATCCAAAAATAACAGTGCTAAAAAAATACCGATGAAAGCTACCCTTTAAAAGTAAATTAAGCCCTAACAATAGTTCTACCCGCTGCTTCAACATTGCATGGTTTGGGAAAGAAAAGAAATTACCCATAAGAAAAGCCAATGATTACGAGGTGTGATTAATTATGTATTTCATACTAAGGCTAAAAAATATTATCACTTATAAAATCTCAAAATTCATTGAGTTATATAAAGAGAATAAACGCACAGGGCAATGATATAAAAATCACCCTATGCACAAATGATATTTAAATGTTTATATCGTAAGCTTTTAGCTTATTGTAGAGTGTTTTTCTATCAATATTTAAAACTTCTGCCGCTTTGGTTTTATTGTAACCGGTTTTTTCCAGTACGCTAATAATAGCATTTCTTTCAGCATTTTCTGAGACAGATTTAAGATTGGTTACATCAGTACTAGCTGGCTCACCATTACTTAAAGACGCGGTAAGATAATCAGGAGAAATAATTTCTGATGGCAAGCATTCTAAACTCACCTTATCTGACTGGCATAGTAATACAGCCCTTTTCACTACATTTTGAAGCTCTCTGAGGTTTCCGTGCCAGTAGTAATTCTTCAATTTCTCTTCTACTTCAGGCTCAAAAGCTTCTATATTTTTATCTAACTGGGCATTAGCCAATTCTAAGAAATGACGAGCAAAAATCAGAATATCAGGCTTTCTTTCTCTCAAAGGAGACAGCTCTATTCTAAACTCATTAAGCCTATGGTATAAGTCTTCTCTAAATTTACCGTTTCTTACAGCTTCTTTCAGGTCTTCATTTGTAGCGGCAATCACTCTTACATCTATATCCAGGTCTTTCACACCACCTACACGCTTAATTTTGCGCTCTTGCAACACTCTTAAAAGCTTGATCTGGTTTTCGTAAGATAGGTTTCCTATTTCATCTAAGAAGAGTGTACCTCCATTAGCTATTTCAAAACTACCTGGCTTATCTGCCAAAGCACCAGTAAAAGCTCCCTTCATATGACCAAACAACTCACTACCAGCAAGTTCTTTAGGTAACGCACCACAGTCAATAGCCACAAATGGCTTATCTACACGCTTACTTTTATTATGAATTTCATTAGCTACAAACTCTTTTCCTGTACCTGTTTCTCCGGTTATGATTACAGACATATCAGTAGGTGCTATAAGCGTAATATGCTTATGTACTATTTCTGACTGGCTACTCTTTCCTGCTACAAAATTTTTCTTCTTATTAGGAGATACTTTTTTAGCTCCTGAACTCCCCTTGGCAGGCTCATGATCGTTCTGCTCTTTCTTTTGTTTTATAGCTTCCTTTACGGTAACTAAAATTTCATCAGGATATAAAGGTTTGGTTACATAATCATAAGCTCCATGCTTAAGTGTTTGTACGGCTATGCGCACATCTGAGTATCCGGTAATGATGATTACGGCAGTTTCAGGGCTTATTATCTTTATTTTTCGTAGTATGCTTATACCATCTTCATCTGGCAATCGGTAGTCACTTATTACCAGATCAAATGTTTTTTTCTTAAGTATTCTTATCCCCTCTTCACCAGTATTGGCGTAGTCTACTTCATAGTTCTTTTTGGTTAAAAATTTATTAAGAAGCAGACATATGTCATTATCGTCATCTATTATCAGTATTTTCTCCATTGGGTTAGTCTATAGTATATTCAATCAATTTGTAATGGTTATGACGAGTAAGTCACATGTAATT includes the following:
- a CDS encoding response regulator, with the translated sequence MSEIAKTITILMADDDPDDRMLAQEALSENRLANDLHFVEDGEQLLDFLYQRGKYAESPRPGLILLDLNMPRMDGREALRHIKGDADLRRIPVIVLTTSKAEEDIVRSYDLGVNSFISKPVTFDELVDVTRKIGDYWFGIVELPKNAK
- a CDS encoding CHASE3 domain-containing protein; protein product: MKSVKSFRVIFGLVVAIMLAISYLTYRSLNNMIQDAQDVEHTNVVMRELEKVISEVKDAESAHRGYQLTSDSAFLEPYFNSKWIALSKIDLVDSLVSDNARQKTRVDSLRELVINQYSIIENIIEDMSTKNQFEATENTLLAKGNKNMAAIRKQVDTMTDSEWKLLIARTNRQDYSSMVTPLLIFMSFILAIIAIAYLFTQLYKTLRIKVLAEHELENNLKQISQEVNEKMRARESLQKVMDSSPNGILFMEAIRENGEIVDFRYQLGNRAVERLLQRPLESFLGKTLLEEFPSALESGAYENYVDTTDRGIAHSMETFYNPNENHEIWIEESCVKLDDGCVITLVDTTVHKKANFIIEEGRKKFEAIFNNTFQYISLLDYRGVIMEANEAFLDFGGFEPEDLIGHNLWDVSLWIQSSKVTEDIREIFNKAQSGNFVREEVSLLDSEGITRTVDFSLKPIFNEGMVSLIVFEGRDITELKFAEEERSFVSQLNLIIADSSTFDEAVISVFEKISQRYNMDYAEVWLPFEGQMYLSELHYAVDDSFEELHTNNLRLDINKGEGMIGRVMNTLEMEFIEDISQATNEEFIKKHKAAEYGLKMVFAVPIIFNNELILTATFFSKDSSSDIDPLRRTILQVSSSIGALLIKKKVHDDLEKNNKILASAEHIANMGSWEWYLPKNSVKWSSGVYKIYDRPASFVPTYESFFVNHIHPEDLARVTEEIEKARTEITGYDIVFRLVGNGGTIKYIRALATYELDELGRLETFYGAIQDITQQKNFEYNLVIKNEELQKSNENLEQFAYVASHDLQEPLRKIRAFGDRLVTKYEAVLEEKGADYISRMQSAAARMQSLIDDLLKYSRVARNQEPFKPIILNELVDEVKGDLETRILETKATIDVGELPEIEGDSLQLRQLFQNLMSNALKFTPPERMPHIEVSANAITGTQVQKKYNFNVDSSKQFTEIKISDNGIGFDKKYSDRIFNIFERLHGRNEFQGTGIGLAICLKVVQNHNGLISADSVEGEGATFTIVLPLK
- a CDS encoding sigma-54-dependent transcriptional regulator encodes the protein MEKILIIDDDNDICLLLNKFLTKKNYEVDYANTGEEGIRILKKKTFDLVISDYRLPDEDGISILRKIKIISPETAVIIITGYSDVRIAVQTLKHGAYDYVTKPLYPDEILVTVKEAIKQKKEQNDHEPAKGSSGAKKVSPNKKKNFVAGKSSQSEIVHKHITLIAPTDMSVIITGETGTGKEFVANEIHNKSKRVDKPFVAIDCGALPKELAGSELFGHMKGAFTGALADKPGSFEIANGGTLFLDEIGNLSYENQIKLLRVLQERKIKRVGGVKDLDIDVRVIAATNEDLKEAVRNGKFREDLYHRLNEFRIELSPLRERKPDILIFARHFLELANAQLDKNIEAFEPEVEEKLKNYYWHGNLRELQNVVKRAVLLCQSDKVSLECLPSEIISPDYLTASLSNGEPASTDVTNLKSVSENAERNAIISVLEKTGYNKTKAAEVLNIDRKTLYNKLKAYDINI